A genomic window from Bradyrhizobium lupini includes:
- a CDS encoding heme-binding protein, with the protein MNVRCLSVATALLIASICPVRAEEGLVAYKSLGPELALDLARAALANCRTRGYQVAVAVVDRFGVTQVMLRDRFAGPHTPSTAAGKAWTAASFKTSTTELNAISQPGMMQAGIRNLPGAVVIAGGLIVEAGGSLVGAVGVSGAPGGDADEACAKAGIDAIRDKLDF; encoded by the coding sequence ATGAACGTTCGATGCCTGTCGGTCGCGACGGCCCTGCTGATTGCGTCCATCTGCCCAGTACGGGCGGAGGAAGGTCTGGTCGCCTACAAATCGCTCGGTCCAGAACTGGCGCTCGATCTTGCGCGCGCTGCGTTGGCGAACTGCCGCACCCGTGGATACCAGGTTGCAGTTGCCGTCGTCGATCGCTTCGGCGTCACGCAAGTGATGTTGCGCGATCGCTTTGCAGGCCCTCACACGCCCTCGACGGCAGCAGGCAAGGCGTGGACAGCAGCTTCGTTCAAGACCAGCACGACCGAGCTCAATGCGATCAGCCAGCCGGGGATGATGCAGGCGGGCATTCGCAACCTTCCCGGAGCGGTCGTCATTGCCGGAGGACTGATCGTTGAAGCCGGCGGCTCCCTGGTCGGAGCGGTCGGCGTGTCCGGCGCGCCGGGCGGTGACGCGGACGAAGCGTGCGCGAAAGCCGGAATTGATGCCATACGCGACAAGCTGGACTTCTGA
- a CDS encoding sulfite exporter TauE/SafE family protein, with the protein MDALGFAIFALAALAGGFVSGFSGFAMGLVVSGVWLHIITPIQTATLIAGYGLLTQGYGIYRLRHVLDLRKAWPLALGTVIGIPIGVEILVYLNPLYLRFGVGVLLMIYSIYGLARPVFAPMRIGTGADIAIGISNGMLGGLTGLGGVISTISCQWRGWPKDLQRAVFQPVLFIAFVVISLSQAAAGSITRETLVLYALGVPFMVAGLWSGFKMFGTIQDETFRKAVLALLLLAGLSLVVSTLPFSADRASCY; encoded by the coding sequence ATGGACGCACTTGGCTTCGCTATCTTTGCTCTTGCCGCCCTTGCCGGTGGCTTCGTCAGCGGCTTCTCTGGCTTCGCGATGGGCCTGGTCGTCTCTGGTGTCTGGCTGCACATCATCACGCCGATCCAGACCGCCACTTTGATCGCGGGGTACGGTCTGCTCACCCAAGGCTACGGCATTTATAGGCTGCGACATGTCCTGGATCTGCGCAAGGCATGGCCTCTCGCGCTTGGAACAGTCATCGGCATTCCGATTGGCGTTGAAATTCTCGTCTATCTCAATCCCCTCTATCTGAGGTTCGGAGTCGGTGTGTTGTTGATGATTTACTCCATTTACGGCTTGGCGCGCCCTGTGTTCGCGCCCATGAGAATCGGCACCGGAGCAGACATCGCAATAGGCATCTCGAATGGGATGCTTGGCGGGTTGACGGGGCTCGGCGGCGTGATCTCCACGATATCGTGCCAATGGCGCGGTTGGCCGAAGGATTTGCAGCGGGCCGTGTTTCAGCCGGTGCTGTTCATCGCCTTCGTGGTCATCTCCTTGTCCCAGGCAGCGGCCGGCTCCATTACCAGGGAAACACTGGTGCTGTACGCGTTGGGCGTTCCCTTCATGGTCGCCGGCCTTTGGTCCGGCTTCAAGATGTTCGGGACCATCCAGGACGAGACCTTTCGCAAGGCTGTGTTGGCACTGTTGCTGTTGGCGGGGCTCTCGCTGGTCGTCTCGACCCTCCCTTTTTCCGCTGATCGGGCATCATGCTATTGA
- a CDS encoding ArsR/SmtB family transcription factor, with translation MKIDAAAARLEALGNRTRLQIYRALVRAGHSGMPVGRLQDKLKVPASTLSHHIKTLVSVGLVSQVRESTTLICHANFDAMRGLVDFLAAECCADEVGCKTTQTAA, from the coding sequence ATGAAGATCGACGCCGCAGCAGCACGCCTCGAAGCTTTGGGTAACCGGACGCGACTCCAGATCTACCGGGCCCTGGTCCGGGCCGGGCACTCCGGCATGCCCGTCGGTCGCTTGCAGGACAAGCTGAAGGTACCGGCGTCGACCCTGTCGCATCACATCAAGACCCTGGTCTCGGTCGGGCTCGTCAGCCAGGTCCGGGAATCGACGACTCTGATTTGCCACGCAAACTTCGACGCGATGCGGGGTCTGGTCGATTTCCTGGCGGCGGAGTGCTGCGCAGACGAAGTCGGATGCAAGACGACGCAAACGGCGGCGTGA
- a CDS encoding ATP-binding cassette domain-containing protein, producing MLTVRALKRLHLSVSFDLQDGECVALQGPSGAGKTQLLRSIADLDPNEGMVELDGTLREAMPAPAWRKRVTYLAAEPGWWSDIVQDHFSCWDDALPLVMRLGLPCSCGPWPVQRLSTGERQRLGLVRALMLRSRVLLLDEPTSALDSASTAAVESLIAERISNGTSVVWSTHDNAQACRVGSRVLVMNADGGIEDNRP from the coding sequence ATGCTGACGGTCCGCGCGCTCAAGCGCTTGCACCTCTCCGTTTCATTCGACTTGCAGGACGGCGAATGCGTCGCCCTGCAAGGGCCTTCTGGCGCCGGGAAGACCCAGCTCCTTCGCTCGATCGCGGACCTCGATCCCAACGAAGGAATGGTCGAACTGGACGGAACGCTCAGGGAGGCCATGCCCGCTCCGGCTTGGCGCAAGCGGGTGACCTACCTCGCTGCCGAGCCGGGCTGGTGGTCAGACATCGTGCAAGATCACTTCAGCTGCTGGGATGATGCCTTACCGCTGGTCATGAGACTGGGGTTGCCGTGCAGTTGCGGTCCCTGGCCGGTCCAAAGACTGTCGACCGGCGAGCGACAACGGCTGGGGCTGGTGCGGGCGCTGATGCTGCGGTCGCGGGTTCTTCTCCTGGACGAGCCGACATCGGCCCTCGATTCGGCATCGACGGCGGCAGTGGAATCTTTGATCGCGGAACGCATTTCGAACGGAACGAGTGTCGTCTGGAGCACTCACGACAACGCCCAGGCCTGCCGCGTCGGGTCGAGGGTCCTTGTGATGAATGCCGACGGCGGGATCGAGGACAATCGGCCGTGA
- a CDS encoding conotoxin encodes MRVLVITAAVLLSCTLSPSRADETAPARQAQATVPVQPDRTPEQAEQARDQDRKNAEDVKIERDWKAQGGTDGDRAGRADQSDQDHQTVGRDWRARPDNAERR; translated from the coding sequence ATGCGTGTCCTAGTGATCACCGCGGCAGTATTGCTGTCTTGTACGCTCAGTCCCTCACGCGCCGACGAGACGGCTCCTGCACGTCAGGCGCAGGCGACCGTTCCGGTGCAGCCGGATCGAACTCCCGAGCAAGCTGAACAGGCCCGAGACCAAGACAGGAAGAACGCCGAAGACGTTAAGATCGAACGTGATTGGAAGGCGCAAGGCGGCACCGATGGCGATCGCGCCGGCCGAGCCGATCAATCGGATCAGGATCATCAAACGGTGGGACGTGATTGGCGGGCCCGGCCTGACAACGCCGAGCGCCGTTGA
- a CDS encoding helix-turn-helix transcriptional regulator, with amino-acid sequence METEEAVLALAALAQSTRLEAFRTLVRHEPDGLAAGDLARLLEVPQNTLSAHLSILTRARLVTSERRSRSIVYRANLAEFRDVAVFLLRDCCGGRPEVCEPVVETLQACCKPRRRERSRA; translated from the coding sequence ATGGAAACCGAAGAAGCCGTCCTGGCCCTCGCCGCCCTGGCCCAGTCGACCCGTCTTGAGGCCTTCCGGACGCTGGTCCGGCACGAGCCTGATGGTCTCGCTGCGGGCGATCTTGCCCGGCTGTTGGAGGTCCCCCAGAACACGCTCTCGGCGCATCTGTCGATCCTGACGCGGGCACGCCTCGTCACCTCCGAGCGGCGCAGCCGCTCGATCGTCTACCGCGCCAACCTTGCCGAATTCCGCGACGTTGCGGTCTTCCTGCTGCGGGATTGCTGCGGCGGGCGGCCGGAAGTTTGCGAGCCGGTCGTCGAAACCCTGCAAGCCTGCTGCAAGCCGAGACGAAGGGAGCGGAGCCGTGCCTGA
- the arsC gene encoding arsenate reductase (glutaredoxin) (This arsenate reductase requires both glutathione and glutaredoxin to convert arsenate to arsenite, after which the efflux transporter formed by ArsA and ArsB can extrude the arsenite from the cell, providing resistance.) has product MSVTIYHNPACGTSRNTLAMIRQSGVEPDVIEYLKTPPSREKLVELVKALGISVRALLREKGTPFKELGLHDPKWSDDELIDQMLAHPILINRPIVVTPKGTRLCRPSEAVIDLLDNPVGRFVKEDGEVVEAR; this is encoded by the coding sequence ATGAGCGTCACGATCTATCACAACCCCGCCTGCGGCACCTCGCGCAACACGCTGGCGATGATCCGGCAAAGCGGCGTCGAGCCCGACGTGATCGAATATCTGAAGACGCCGCCGTCCCGCGAAAAGCTCGTCGAGCTCGTCAAGGCCCTCGGCATCTCCGTTCGCGCGCTGCTGCGGGAAAAAGGCACGCCCTTCAAGGAGCTCGGCCTCCACGACCCCAAATGGTCGGACGACGAGCTGATCGACCAGATGCTCGCGCACCCCATCCTGATCAACCGTCCAATCGTGGTGACGCCCAAGGGCACACGCTTGTGCCGGCCCTCGGAAGCCGTCATCGATCTCCTGGACAATCCCGTCGGCCGGTTCGTGAAGGAGGATGGCGAGGTGGTCGAGGCGCGATGA
- the fetB gene encoding iron export ABC transporter permease subunit FetB has protein sequence MSYIHLAYGDLVLPALLVVMDGALSLALRLKLEKQLAIATVRMVLQLVLVGYVLTFLFAAVSPLWTALAAVIMVLFASREIVARQKRRLPGIWSYGLGAGCMLLAAGTVTMFALLTELRPDPWYHPRYALPLLGMILGNTMTGISLGLDVLTNTLLRERAAVEACLALGGTRYQALLPVLRDALRSGFTPIMNSMAAIGLVSLPGMMTGQILAGVEPIDAVKYQLLIMFLIAGGTGLGTLAAVTGGARLLTDHRHRLRLDRFSTAE, from the coding sequence GTGAGTTACATTCACTTGGCATACGGCGATTTGGTTCTGCCCGCGCTCCTTGTCGTCATGGACGGCGCTCTCTCGCTCGCTCTCCGCCTCAAGCTTGAAAAGCAGCTGGCCATCGCCACCGTGCGGATGGTGCTTCAGCTGGTGCTCGTTGGATACGTATTGACGTTCCTGTTTGCCGCGGTCTCGCCGCTCTGGACCGCCCTCGCCGCCGTCATCATGGTTCTCTTCGCGTCACGGGAAATCGTCGCTCGGCAAAAGCGACGCCTGCCGGGTATCTGGAGCTATGGCTTAGGAGCGGGATGCATGCTGCTGGCGGCCGGTACCGTCACGATGTTCGCGCTTCTGACGGAGCTACGCCCGGATCCGTGGTATCATCCGCGCTATGCGCTGCCATTGTTGGGCATGATCCTGGGCAACACCATGACGGGAATAAGCCTGGGCCTGGACGTGCTGACGAATACACTGTTGCGCGAACGAGCCGCCGTCGAAGCTTGCCTTGCTCTTGGCGGTACCCGGTATCAGGCGTTGCTGCCGGTCCTGCGGGACGCATTGAGAAGCGGCTTCACGCCAATCATGAACAGCATGGCTGCGATCGGCCTTGTCTCTTTGCCGGGGATGATGACCGGTCAAATCCTTGCAGGCGTCGAACCGATCGACGCCGTCAAGTATCAACTCTTGATCATGTTCTTGATCGCCGGCGGGACGGGATTGGGGACGCTCGCCGCCGTGACGGGAGGCGCTCGCCTTCTGACCGATCATCGGCATCGATTGCGCCTCGATCGATTTTCCACCGCCGAGTAG
- a CDS encoding MIP/aquaporin family protein: MPDQFDLPRRLAAEALGTGILVATVVGSGIMAETLTKDVALALLCNTLPTGAILVVLITVLGPISGAHFNPAVTLVFTGKRELPVNDAALYVVAQVAGGIAGTMAAHLMFGLPLIDLSAKIRTGGPQWFAEAVAAFGLVATIVAGIRFQRAAVPWLVGLYITAAYWFTASTSFANPAVAIARSLTNTFAGIRPTDLPGFILAELCGAFAAMLLMNWLLGPPQARGPIPIAETTL, encoded by the coding sequence GTGCCTGATCAATTCGATCTTCCGCGTCGCCTCGCGGCCGAGGCGCTCGGCACGGGCATTCTCGTCGCCACCGTGGTCGGCTCCGGCATCATGGCGGAGACGCTGACCAAGGATGTCGCGCTTGCGCTTCTCTGCAACACGTTGCCGACCGGCGCCATTCTGGTCGTCCTGATCACCGTGCTCGGACCGATCTCCGGCGCGCACTTCAATCCGGCCGTCACGCTGGTCTTCACCGGCAAGCGCGAGCTACCGGTGAACGACGCCGCACTTTACGTCGTCGCGCAGGTTGCCGGCGGCATCGCGGGAACGATGGCGGCGCATCTGATGTTCGGACTGCCGTTGATCGACCTCTCGGCGAAGATACGAACCGGGGGACCGCAATGGTTCGCCGAAGCCGTCGCCGCCTTCGGTCTGGTCGCGACGATCGTCGCGGGCATCCGTTTCCAGCGGGCGGCCGTCCCCTGGCTGGTCGGCCTGTACATCACGGCGGCCTATTGGTTCACGGCCTCGACCTCGTTCGCCAATCCGGCCGTGGCTATCGCGAGGTCATTGACCAACACGTTCGCGGGCATACGTCCCACCGACCTGCCCGGATTCATTCTCGCGGAGCTCTGCGGAGCCTTTGCCGCCATGCTGTTGATGAACTGGCTGCTCGGACCGCCCCAGGCGCGAGGCCCCATCCCAATCGCGGAGACTACCTTATGA
- a CDS encoding Cj0069 family protein gives MDIERHPSHRHTVAILSRGDAAARRDATAQNSRFVHVFEALAAVGIEAQPAIYDESFAEDVREQLLAIDGVLVWVNPIQDRRDRAGLDALLRDVAAQGVWVSAHPDVILKMGTKEVLYRTRSMGWGCDTALYQSAEAVRAELPTRLAAGPRVIKRNRGNGGQGVWKVESLPTSSMIKVLDATKDAPEELTLDDFLRRCAEYFENGSVIDQPFQPRLSEGVVRCYMAGDRCAGFGYHKVKALVDSPAARSEAGPRLYTSNAEPRFQRLRRLMEDEWTPQLTSLLDIARLDLPAIWDADFMLGPVLPDGTDSYVLGEINVSSVHPYPDEAPAEIARRVADRLRRKL, from the coding sequence ATGGACATCGAACGACACCCTTCTCATCGACACACCGTCGCCATCCTCTCACGCGGAGACGCTGCCGCGCGGCGGGATGCGACGGCGCAAAACAGCCGCTTCGTACACGTCTTCGAAGCACTCGCCGCCGTCGGCATTGAAGCCCAGCCGGCGATCTATGATGAAAGCTTCGCCGAGGACGTTCGTGAACAATTGCTCGCGATTGACGGCGTGCTGGTCTGGGTCAACCCCATTCAAGACCGTCGAGATCGCGCTGGTCTCGACGCATTGCTGCGGGACGTCGCGGCTCAGGGCGTGTGGGTCAGCGCTCATCCCGATGTCATCCTCAAGATGGGCACCAAGGAGGTACTCTATCGTACCCGCTCGATGGGCTGGGGATGCGACACGGCGTTATATCAAAGCGCCGAGGCCGTGCGCGCCGAGTTGCCGACACGGCTCGCCGCTGGTCCGCGCGTGATCAAGCGCAACCGGGGCAATGGCGGCCAAGGCGTCTGGAAGGTCGAGAGTCTGCCGACCTCCTCCATGATAAAGGTGCTGGACGCGACGAAAGACGCGCCCGAGGAACTGACGCTGGATGATTTTCTCCGTCGTTGCGCGGAGTATTTCGAGAACGGCAGCGTGATCGACCAACCATTCCAGCCTCGCTTAAGCGAAGGCGTGGTGCGTTGCTACATGGCGGGCGATCGCTGTGCCGGCTTCGGCTATCACAAGGTCAAAGCCCTGGTCGACTCGCCGGCCGCCCGTTCCGAGGCCGGACCGCGCCTCTACACCTCGAACGCAGAGCCGCGTTTCCAGCGGCTGCGTCGGTTGATGGAAGACGAGTGGACGCCCCAGCTGACGTCGTTGCTGGATATTGCGCGACTTGACCTGCCTGCGATTTGGGACGCCGACTTCATGCTTGGTCCGGTCCTTCCCGACGGGACCGACAGCTATGTCCTCGGCGAGATCAATGTCAGCTCGGTGCATCCTTATCCGGACGAGGCGCCGGCGGAGATCGCGAGGCGAGTTGCCGATCGGCTCCGGCGCAAGCTTTGA
- a CDS encoding DUF1127 domain-containing protein: MSCDSTTGSIGTSSAAFVPSPSPAWFWKLTLALLDGITRRRQYDELLELDDRLLADIGLSRTIVGEARRCYFSGWRDKSDIVDSCR; this comes from the coding sequence ATGTCTTGCGACAGCACCACTGGCTCAATCGGCACATCCAGCGCAGCCTTCGTTCCTTCTCCAAGCCCTGCATGGTTCTGGAAACTCACGCTCGCGCTGCTGGACGGCATCACACGGCGCCGCCAATACGACGAGCTTCTCGAACTGGATGACCGGCTTCTCGCGGACATCGGCTTATCGAGAACAATCGTTGGGGAAGCTCGACGGTGTTACTTCTCAGGTTGGCGCGACAAATCGGATATTGTCGATTCCTGTCGGTGA
- a CDS encoding DUF1259 domain-containing protein, with protein MKRIIWAVVGIGVCLLAFRFGPFIPAYAQDADWQKVDETLGRKPAVSDDVRRYGFPRTDLSVTLDGVAIKPALALGGWIAFKPAHSGAMVMGDLVLLETEINPVMAKMIASGLEITAVHNHLLRASPATFYMHVAGHGDPVKLAAAIHDALAESKTPLTVTAPANPPPAIDLDTAKLDQIIGVKGQANGGVYQFNVKRRDPITEDGMLLTPVAAMGVAIAINFQPTGAGRAAITGDFVLTSDEVNPVILALRTRGIEVTALHSHMLDEQPRLFFMHFWANDDAVKLAEGLRAALDKTASTKS; from the coding sequence ATGAAAAGAATCATCTGGGCCGTGGTCGGCATTGGCGTCTGCCTTCTTGCATTTCGCTTCGGCCCCTTCATCCCGGCATATGCCCAGGATGCCGACTGGCAGAAGGTGGACGAGACCCTGGGCCGCAAGCCCGCCGTCTCGGACGACGTCCGCCGTTACGGCTTTCCCCGCACCGATCTCTCCGTGACATTGGACGGCGTCGCGATCAAGCCGGCGCTGGCGCTCGGTGGCTGGATCGCGTTCAAGCCTGCGCATAGCGGCGCCATGGTCATGGGCGATCTTGTGCTGCTCGAAACCGAGATCAATCCGGTGATGGCGAAGATGATCGCGAGCGGGCTCGAGATCACCGCCGTGCACAATCATCTGCTGCGTGCGAGCCCGGCGACGTTCTACATGCACGTCGCCGGACATGGCGACCCGGTCAAGCTGGCCGCGGCGATCCATGATGCCCTGGCCGAAAGCAAGACCCCGCTGACGGTCACGGCGCCGGCGAATCCGCCGCCCGCCATCGACCTCGACACGGCGAAGCTCGACCAGATCATCGGCGTCAAGGGGCAGGCGAACGGCGGCGTCTACCAGTTCAACGTGAAGCGGCGCGACCCCATCACGGAGGACGGCATGCTGTTGACCCCCGTCGCCGCCATGGGCGTCGCAATCGCCATCAACTTCCAGCCGACGGGCGCGGGTAGGGCGGCCATTACGGGCGACTTCGTGCTGACCAGCGACGAAGTGAACCCGGTTATCCTCGCGCTTCGGACGCGCGGCATTGAGGTGACCGCGCTGCACAGCCACATGCTGGACGAACAGCCTCGGCTCTTCTTCATGCACTTCTGGGCCAACGATGATGCCGTCAAGCTTGCGGAGGGCCTGCGCGCGGCGCTCGACAAGACGGCGAGCACGAAGAGCTGA
- a CDS encoding NAD(P)-binding domain-containing protein yields MNAKTVAIIGAGPVGLAAAAHVLERGMSPIVLEAGSEAGHAVRQWQHVQLFSPWEYNIDKAAARLLAPTGWNSPDPGSYPTGGELLDRYLTPLATRTPLRELIRTSSRVSAISRVGFDKAKTKGREQAPFEIRYQNGKGPEVLRADAVIDTSGTWFSPNPAGGNGLPAIGEHECAGHIAYGMPDVRGAGRARYAGRTVAVLGAGHSAVGTLIDLVHLAEEVPGTQAIWLLRAADPAKAFGGGRTDKLAARGELGSAFAALVASGKIRVETEFGVTHLAETEGRLEIAAGSGCSGRSVIVDELIVSTGFRPDFSFLSELRLRLDPAIEAPVALAPLIDPNEHSCGTVRPHGARELAHEEPGFYMAGMKSYGRAPTFLMMTGYEQVRSIAADLAGDKKAAARVELVLPETGVCTRGGVEAAGAVSGCCGGPAKQESTACCAADEAAKKAGASGCGCL; encoded by the coding sequence ATGAACGCTAAGACGGTCGCCATCATCGGGGCAGGGCCTGTCGGCCTCGCAGCAGCTGCGCACGTCCTGGAGCGTGGCATGTCACCCATCGTTCTGGAGGCAGGATCCGAAGCGGGGCACGCGGTGCGCCAGTGGCAGCATGTCCAGCTGTTCTCGCCGTGGGAATACAATATCGACAAGGCCGCGGCGCGCCTGCTCGCGCCGACGGGATGGAATTCGCCGGACCCGGGCTCCTATCCAACCGGTGGCGAACTGCTCGATCGATATCTGACGCCGCTTGCGACGCGAACGCCGCTGCGCGAGCTGATCCGGACATCCAGTCGCGTCTCGGCCATTAGCCGCGTCGGTTTCGACAAGGCGAAGACGAAAGGGCGTGAGCAGGCGCCGTTCGAAATTCGCTACCAGAACGGCAAAGGTCCCGAAGTGCTGCGCGCCGATGCCGTGATCGATACATCAGGCACATGGTTCTCTCCCAATCCCGCCGGAGGTAACGGTCTGCCCGCAATCGGTGAACACGAATGCGCAGGCCACATTGCCTATGGCATGCCCGATGTCCGGGGGGCCGGTCGCGCCAGATATGCCGGGAGGACCGTTGCGGTGCTCGGCGCTGGCCACTCCGCGGTGGGCACACTGATCGATCTCGTGCATCTCGCCGAGGAAGTGCCGGGGACGCAAGCTATCTGGCTGTTGCGCGCCGCCGATCCCGCCAAGGCGTTTGGTGGCGGCCGGACTGACAAGCTCGCTGCACGCGGAGAGCTCGGCAGTGCGTTCGCTGCGCTCGTTGCCTCCGGCAAGATCAGGGTGGAAACCGAATTCGGCGTCACGCATCTGGCTGAGACCGAGGGCCGCCTCGAGATCGCGGCCGGCTCGGGTTGCAGCGGACGGAGCGTGATCGTGGACGAGCTGATCGTCTCGACGGGCTTTCGTCCCGATTTTTCGTTCCTGTCCGAATTGCGCCTGCGGCTCGATCCCGCTATCGAGGCGCCGGTCGCCCTGGCGCCGCTGATCGATCCTAACGAGCATAGCTGCGGCACCGTGCGCCCGCACGGCGCCCGCGAGCTCGCGCACGAAGAGCCGGGCTTCTACATGGCGGGCATGAAGTCGTATGGTCGCGCGCCAACCTTTCTCATGATGACAGGATATGAGCAGGTGCGCTCGATTGCGGCCGATCTCGCCGGCGACAAGAAAGCCGCCGCAAGGGTGGAGCTCGTGCTACCGGAGACCGGCGTCTGCACGCGCGGCGGCGTCGAAGCCGCCGGCGCCGTATCAGGATGTTGCGGTGGGCCGGCGAAGCAGGAATCAACGGCCTGTTGCGCCGCCGACGAAGCAGCAAAGAAGGCCGGCGCTTCGGGGTGCGGTTGTTTATGA
- a CDS encoding MFS transporter, translating into MCIGQVGNLLPHVTLSANLAQHLMPAWGLSAAEGGLMASGYAFGYMLAVPVLTTLTDRIDARLVLLWGSIVSGLATVAFGIFAQGFWSATAIWSLGGLGFAGAYMPGLKALTDRLPAGDTSRAVTLYTSSFSVGVGLSFLVAQLIADRWGWRTAFLVTGFGPIAMVLACLLMQEQRPAPKAGRLLNFAPVFANREALGYIFGYGAHCFELYGIRTWLVGFWTFVVAHQGAPSWLSPVVLSFCFAVISMPASILGNEAALKFGRHRAITVVMIASACVALVIGLNATAPAWVLALLLLVYGLTVPADSGALTAGMSAAAVSEHRGATLALHSTVGFGLSAVGAWGTGAALDAAGGPQSATGWLLAFSVLAVGIALGPLALLWARKVQPGGAKSI; encoded by the coding sequence ATGTGCATCGGCCAGGTCGGCAATCTGCTGCCGCACGTGACGCTATCCGCCAATCTGGCGCAGCATCTGATGCCGGCGTGGGGCCTCTCGGCGGCCGAAGGCGGCTTGATGGCGAGCGGTTACGCGTTCGGCTACATGCTCGCCGTGCCCGTGCTGACGACATTGACCGACCGGATCGACGCACGGCTCGTCCTGCTCTGGGGCTCGATCGTCAGCGGGCTGGCGACCGTAGCGTTCGGAATCTTCGCGCAAGGGTTTTGGTCCGCGACCGCGATCTGGTCCCTGGGAGGGCTTGGATTTGCCGGCGCCTACATGCCGGGCCTGAAGGCGCTGACGGATCGGCTTCCCGCCGGCGATACCTCGCGCGCCGTCACGCTGTACACGTCGAGCTTCTCGGTCGGCGTCGGCCTCTCGTTCCTGGTCGCGCAGCTGATCGCCGACCGTTGGGGATGGCGGACCGCCTTTCTTGTCACCGGCTTCGGTCCGATCGCGATGGTCCTCGCGTGTCTTCTGATGCAGGAGCAGCGGCCCGCGCCGAAGGCGGGGCGTCTGCTCAACTTCGCGCCCGTCTTCGCCAATCGCGAGGCGCTCGGATACATCTTCGGCTACGGCGCCCATTGCTTCGAGCTCTACGGCATCCGCACCTGGCTGGTCGGGTTTTGGACCTTCGTCGTCGCCCATCAAGGCGCCCCGTCGTGGTTGAGCCCCGTCGTGCTGAGCTTCTGCTTTGCGGTGATCTCGATGCCGGCCAGCATCCTCGGCAACGAGGCCGCGCTGAAATTCGGGCGCCATCGCGCGATCACGGTCGTGATGATCGCGTCGGCTTGCGTCGCGCTGGTCATCGGCCTCAACGCGACAGCGCCGGCATGGGTGCTGGCACTGCTGCTGCTCGTCTATGGCCTGACCGTGCCGGCGGATTCGGGCGCATTGACCGCCGGCATGTCGGCCGCGGCTGTGTCCGAACATCGCGGCGCGACCCTGGCTCTGCATTCGACGGTCGGCTTCGGCCTGTCGGCGGTCGGCGCCTGGGGCACCGGCGCCGCCCTCGATGCAGCCGGCGGCCCGCAGAGCGCGACCGGCTGGCTCTTGGCGTTCAGCGTCCTCGCGGTCGGGATTGCACTGGGGCCGCTGGCGCTGCTGTGGGCGCGGAAGGTGCAGCCTGGTGGGGCGAAGTCGATATGA